In Chitinophaga sp. HK235, a single window of DNA contains:
- a CDS encoding RagB/SusD family nutrient uptake outer membrane protein has product MRKVYKHISFALLLTLSASCNKDFLERKAQDIISDDAAYGSLSGIQALTAALYNNMQTEAFDYTVEGNQAAFPSQASDEAVRSYSWGATLDPILGDEMFGWWKYDYVRNVNDFIEKIPEAKSISEEQKARFLAEARFVRAFYYFSLVKRYGGIPLITKVQKFSGNLDELKVPRNKEQEVYDFIASELDAVVDQLPESYNTEERYRATRYAALALKSRAMLYAASIAKYGTVQLGGAVGIAANADGYWQKAYDAAQKIISSGKFQLFNGYSDKTTNFQQLFLTGADLDKNKEVIFVKTYQSPDLAHGFDFYNAPQSFKIDYGCATNPTLELVESFEYTDGTPGKLRIQDDGGNPIIYNSPADLFKDKDPRFLASILYPSAPWQGGVVELRRGVIDNGIQYTAANLTDTYGSGANSIPRVGKDGPLLSGDPTKTGFYLKKYMDPVNRLADNRSSTPWIVFRYAEVLLNYAEAAIELGKTADALTAINQVRDRAGIKTLGAVTRDQVRHERQVELAFENHRWWDICRWRIATDVLNNTQFHALYPWLMWENGKAPAQMKYTFGIVPAPKNTRTFLSRMYYQRIPAGEIDKNSNLVQNPGF; this is encoded by the coding sequence ATGAGAAAAGTATATAAACATATATCCTTTGCGCTGCTGCTGACGCTATCAGCTTCCTGCAACAAAGACTTCCTGGAAAGAAAAGCGCAGGACATCATCTCCGATGATGCGGCCTATGGCTCACTTTCCGGTATCCAGGCGCTTACTGCAGCCTTGTATAACAACATGCAGACCGAAGCCTTCGATTATACCGTAGAAGGTAATCAGGCCGCTTTCCCCAGCCAGGCCAGTGACGAAGCCGTACGATCCTACAGCTGGGGTGCCACACTGGACCCTATTCTGGGTGATGAGATGTTTGGCTGGTGGAAATATGACTATGTAAGAAATGTCAATGACTTCATTGAAAAAATACCTGAAGCCAAAAGTATCAGTGAGGAACAGAAAGCCCGCTTCCTCGCAGAAGCCCGGTTTGTAAGGGCTTTTTACTACTTCTCTCTGGTGAAACGTTATGGCGGTATACCACTGATCACCAAAGTGCAGAAATTCAGCGGTAATCTGGACGAGCTGAAAGTGCCGCGCAACAAGGAACAGGAAGTATACGACTTCATTGCGTCTGAACTGGATGCAGTTGTAGACCAGTTGCCCGAGTCCTATAATACAGAAGAGCGTTACCGGGCCACCCGCTATGCCGCACTGGCCCTGAAAAGCAGAGCCATGCTGTATGCCGCTTCCATTGCTAAATACGGGACCGTTCAGCTGGGCGGTGCTGTAGGCATAGCAGCTAACGCTGACGGCTATTGGCAGAAAGCCTACGATGCAGCCCAGAAAATCATCAGCAGTGGTAAGTTTCAGCTGTTCAACGGCTACAGCGACAAAACCACCAACTTTCAGCAGCTGTTTTTAACCGGCGCCGACCTCGATAAAAACAAGGAAGTCATCTTTGTAAAAACCTATCAGTCGCCCGACCTGGCCCATGGCTTTGATTTCTACAATGCGCCGCAGAGCTTCAAAATAGACTATGGCTGTGCTACCAACCCAACCCTCGAACTGGTGGAATCCTTTGAATATACAGATGGCACACCGGGCAAACTGCGCATACAGGATGATGGCGGTAACCCCATCATATACAACAGTCCGGCAGACCTCTTCAAAGACAAAGATCCCCGTTTCCTCGCCAGTATCCTGTATCCATCTGCTCCCTGGCAGGGCGGTGTTGTAGAGCTGAGAAGAGGGGTAATTGACAACGGCATCCAATACACCGCTGCCAACCTCACAGATACCTATGGCAGCGGAGCCAACAGCATTCCGCGGGTAGGCAAGGACGGGCCACTGCTGAGCGGAGATCCCACCAAAACAGGATTCTACCTCAAAAAATACATGGACCCTGTCAACAGGCTGGCCGACAACCGTTCCAGCACGCCCTGGATCGTATTCCGTTATGCGGAAGTATTGCTTAACTACGCAGAAGCCGCCATCGAACTGGGTAAAACAGCCGACGCGCTCACCGCTATCAATCAGGTACGCGACCGTGCCGGTATCAAAACGCTGGGGGCTGTCACCCGTGATCAGGTAAGACATGAGCGCCAGGTGGAACTGGCCTTCGAGAACCACAGATGGTGGGACATTTGCCGCTGGCGTATAGCCACCGACGTATTGAACAACACTCAGTTCCATGCGCTCTACCCCTGGCTGATGTGGGAAAACGGGAAAGCACCGGCACAGATGAAATACACTTTCGGGATAGTGCCTGCGCCTAAAAACACCCGCACCTTCCTCTCCAGAATGTATTATCAGCGTATACCCGCCGGCGAGATCGACAAAAACAGTAATCTGGTACAAAACCCGGGCTTCTAA
- a CDS encoding DUF3823 domain-containing protein, whose product MKQYMLHTCMVLLIGSTLLSSCKKDNYPAPDASLQGRLTDVKTNEPVPVQPLNGAVIRYYQIGYSSNNPNPINTAVHHDGSYANNLLFTGKYRVVAEGPFYYKDTLTIDINGNTQRDIPVTPFLKVTATASNITAGSVTVKYSVKHNENTRKIARVATIIGTTEGIDVNSYAFNDMQDVQNVPDETIEATTYEKVFTGLKANTVYYIRAAARISGTDNPAGYYNYTPVIKITTSK is encoded by the coding sequence ATGAAACAATATATGCTCCATACCTGCATGGTGCTGCTAATCGGAAGCACCCTGCTCTCCAGTTGTAAAAAAGACAACTATCCTGCTCCGGATGCAAGTCTCCAAGGCAGGTTAACAGATGTCAAAACCAATGAGCCGGTGCCTGTGCAGCCATTGAACGGTGCCGTGATCCGGTATTACCAGATAGGATATAGCAGCAATAACCCTAATCCTATCAATACCGCCGTACATCACGATGGTTCCTATGCCAACAATCTGCTCTTCACCGGAAAATACAGAGTGGTGGCCGAAGGTCCGTTTTACTACAAAGACACCCTCACCATCGACATCAATGGCAACACACAACGTGATATCCCGGTAACACCGTTCCTGAAAGTAACTGCAACGGCCAGCAATATCACCGCCGGCAGCGTGACTGTCAAATACAGTGTAAAACACAACGAAAACACCCGGAAAATAGCCAGGGTAGCCACTATCATTGGCACTACAGAAGGGATCGATGTAAACAGTTATGCTTTCAATGATATGCAGGACGTGCAGAATGTACCAGATGAAACGATTGAAGCGACTACATATGAGAAAGTTTTTACCGGGTTGAAAGCCAATACGGTCTATTATATCCGGGCTGCAGCCCGCATCAGCGGAACAGACAATCCGGCAGGATATTATAACTATACGCCGGTTATCAAAATAACAACATCAAAATAA
- a CDS encoding trans-aconitate 2-methyltransferase, whose translation MEEHFPSNKTAMAVGVFDKNARKYQDKFMDIQLYHDTLDLLCQRISRQHANILEIGCGPGNVTRYLLQQRPDFQILATDLAPNMLALARENNPGVTFQLMDGREVRSLGQQFDGIVAGFLLPYLSREETITLISDAAATLNPGGILYLSTMEDDYARSGIRTSSSGDHQLYQYFHEADYLLNAFADNGLQLIDLQRKIYPAHDGSPVTDLILLAGK comes from the coding sequence ATGGAAGAACATTTTCCGTCAAACAAAACCGCCATGGCCGTTGGGGTATTTGATAAAAATGCCCGCAAGTACCAGGATAAATTTATGGATATACAGTTGTACCATGATACACTGGACCTGCTCTGCCAGCGCATATCCCGGCAGCATGCAAACATACTGGAGATCGGTTGCGGCCCCGGTAATGTGACCCGTTATCTGTTACAGCAGCGGCCCGACTTCCAAATATTGGCCACAGACCTGGCGCCCAACATGCTGGCACTTGCCCGGGAAAACAATCCCGGCGTTACTTTCCAACTGATGGACGGGAGGGAAGTGCGGTCACTGGGACAGCAGTTTGATGGTATTGTAGCCGGTTTTTTGTTGCCCTATCTTTCCCGTGAAGAAACGATTACGCTTATCAGCGATGCGGCTGCCACCCTCAATCCCGGTGGGATACTGTATCTCAGCACCATGGAAGATGATTATGCCCGTTCCGGTATCAGGACTTCCAGTTCCGGTGATCATCAGTTGTATCAATATTTCCACGAAGCAGACTATCTGTTGAATGCCTTTGCTGACAATGGTTTGCAGCTGATAGACCTGCAACGTAAAATATATCCTGCCCATGATGGCAGCCCCGTGACAGATCTGATACTTTTGGCAGGCAAATAA
- a CDS encoding DNA alkylation repair protein: MEPLKEMFNHAFYRHFVGVFADADKKFNAAAFLKDVTEKLESRELNARLRHTSLMLGKHLPQNFSKATDILFRAAPSLKTGYTALVLPDFVALYGKAHFDRSMEALKYFTTLGSAEFAIREFLKEDFTRTLKVMHQWAKDDDHHVRRLASEGSRPRLPWSFKLDAIIKDPSLTRGILEALKADESQYVRKSVANHLNDISKDNSSYMLQLVKGWDADHPHTGWIIKHASRTLIKKGNKDSLSVFNFEKNVKVRPDKFKLSHSAIQLGDTLEFAFQLTSEKSTPQKLVIDYVVHYPKSSGERSQKVFKLKEAVLPPGETMRFSKKQQFKDMTTRKHYAGKHVIAIQVNGKILAEKTFELKI, encoded by the coding sequence ATGGAACCACTGAAGGAAATGTTCAACCACGCATTTTACCGGCATTTTGTCGGTGTTTTTGCAGATGCGGATAAAAAATTTAATGCAGCAGCGTTTTTGAAGGACGTAACGGAAAAGCTGGAAAGCCGCGAGCTGAATGCTCGCTTGCGGCATACTTCATTGATGCTGGGTAAACATCTTCCCCAAAATTTTTCCAAAGCAACAGACATCCTGTTTCGTGCAGCACCTTCCCTGAAAACAGGTTATACGGCGCTGGTGCTGCCTGATTTTGTGGCGTTGTATGGAAAAGCTCATTTTGATCGTTCCATGGAGGCCCTGAAATACTTTACAACACTGGGCTCTGCGGAGTTTGCCATCCGGGAGTTCCTGAAGGAGGATTTTACCAGGACCCTGAAGGTTATGCATCAATGGGCAAAAGATGATGATCACCATGTGAGGAGACTGGCTTCTGAAGGCAGCAGGCCCAGGCTTCCCTGGTCTTTTAAGCTCGATGCCATCATTAAAGATCCTTCCCTGACGCGGGGTATACTGGAAGCGCTGAAAGCAGATGAATCACAGTATGTAAGAAAATCAGTGGCCAATCATCTCAACGATATCTCCAAAGATAACAGCAGTTATATGCTGCAGCTGGTGAAGGGCTGGGATGCTGATCATCCGCATACCGGCTGGATTATTAAACATGCCAGCCGTACACTCATCAAAAAAGGAAACAAGGACTCGCTCAGTGTTTTCAACTTTGAAAAAAATGTAAAAGTACGCCCGGACAAATTTAAGCTGAGCCATTCTGCCATACAGCTGGGTGATACACTGGAGTTTGCCTTTCAGCTAACCAGTGAAAAATCTACCCCGCAGAAGCTGGTGATCGACTATGTAGTACATTATCCCAAATCATCCGGAGAGCGGTCACAGAAGGTTTTTAAACTGAAGGAAGCAGTGCTTCCTCCCGGAGAAACAATGCGGTTCTCCAAAAAACAACAGTTTAAAGATATGACTACACGTAAGCATTACGCCGGAAAACACGTGATCGCTATACAGGTGAATGGAAAGATCCTGGCTGAAAAAACATTTGAACTGAAGATCTAG
- a CDS encoding carboxypeptidase regulatory-like domain-containing protein, with product MSILHLVKGTILLFVLILLQLAATGQVRVSGTIYDRTGRFGMVGVSVMSNSGAGTVTDSAGRYSIRLPLTDSISFSYQGKATMKFPVNEIHPNRPFDMKLHVDIRMLPTVDVSANKLKDYSQDSLEHRNEYRKVFDYAPQLLTGANSGQAGVGINLDMIFNAKKIKRMEAFRELLERDEQEKYVDHRFTKVLVKKITGLESPALDAFMKQYRPSYEMFRYFRNDYEYYLYIRDNGRYFARVWELEHPTVKDPAGLHILPGQ from the coding sequence ATGAGCATTTTACATCTGGTGAAAGGAACGATATTACTCTTTGTGTTGATCCTGTTGCAGCTGGCTGCAACAGGGCAGGTACGTGTGAGCGGCACCATATACGACCGTACTGGCCGTTTTGGTATGGTTGGTGTAAGTGTGATGAGCAATTCCGGCGCGGGAACCGTAACAGATTCAGCAGGCCGCTATAGTATCAGACTACCGCTCACAGACTCCATCAGTTTTTCCTACCAGGGCAAGGCCACCATGAAATTTCCGGTCAATGAGATACACCCCAACCGTCCGTTTGACATGAAACTGCATGTGGATATACGGATGCTGCCCACGGTGGATGTATCGGCCAACAAGCTGAAAGATTATAGCCAGGACTCACTGGAACACCGCAACGAATACCGGAAAGTATTTGATTATGCACCGCAGCTGCTCACCGGAGCCAACAGTGGTCAGGCAGGAGTGGGCATCAATCTGGATATGATCTTCAATGCCAAAAAAATCAAGCGCATGGAGGCTTTCCGGGAACTGCTCGAGCGGGATGAACAGGAGAAATATGTAGATCACCGGTTCACTAAAGTACTTGTCAAAAAAATCACCGGCCTGGAATCACCGGCACTGGATGCTTTTATGAAGCAGTACCGGCCTTCCTATGAAATGTTCCGTTATTTTCGGAACGACTATGAATATTATCTCTATATCCGCGATAACGGCCGTTATTTTGCCAGGGTATGGGAGCTGGAACACCCCACCGTTAAGGATCCTGCCGGCCTGCATATTCTCCCTGGTCAGTAG
- a CDS encoding ester cyclase translates to MTHKNIVKQYFDSINANNFDAIRSILATSHRFFNPATEQPLGVEGHLKMMQGRAAAFDGSYELEQLLEDGNKVVFIGSWTGIHKGEFNGIAATGRKVTFPFIDILEVKDGKIADEHIEFNLSAIVTQIKAVEKI, encoded by the coding sequence ATGACACATAAGAACATCGTAAAACAATACTTTGACAGCATCAATGCCAATAATTTTGATGCCATCCGCAGCATACTGGCTACCAGCCACCGTTTCTTTAACCCAGCCACAGAACAGCCGCTGGGCGTGGAAGGACATCTGAAAATGATGCAGGGCCGGGCCGCTGCCTTCGATGGGAGCTACGAGCTGGAACAGCTGCTGGAAGACGGCAACAAAGTAGTTTTTATTGGCAGCTGGACAGGTATCCACAAAGGTGAATTCAATGGCATCGCCGCCACCGGCCGAAAGGTAACCTTTCCCTTCATAGATATCCTGGAGGTGAAAGACGGGAAAATTGCCGATGAACACATCGAGTTTAACCTTTCCGCTATTGTTACACAGATAAAAGCAGTAGAAAAAATCTGA
- a CDS encoding YciI family protein, with protein MKEFLFIIRGEDEPGIESPAEMEQHLEHWQQWLGELIQTGHFVAGQQLASEGKTVLSTTTITDRPLAEGKELIAGYLIIRASDAIAAAELAKACPSLRYGCTIEVREIRHLEK; from the coding sequence ATGAAAGAATTTCTCTTTATCATCCGGGGCGAAGATGAGCCCGGCATAGAGTCTCCCGCTGAGATGGAGCAACATCTTGAGCACTGGCAGCAATGGCTGGGCGAACTCATTCAGACAGGTCATTTTGTAGCAGGCCAACAGCTGGCATCGGAAGGTAAAACTGTGCTCAGTACTACAACCATCACCGACAGGCCGCTGGCAGAAGGGAAAGAACTGATAGCCGGTTATCTGATCATCAGGGCATCCGACGCGATTGCGGCCGCTGAACTGGCCAAAGCATGCCCCAGCCTGCGCTACGGCTGTACTATTGAAGTCCGGGAAATAAGACACCTTGAAAAGTGA
- a CDS encoding RNA polymerase sigma factor, translating to MSKPSHIHQVVNHLFRQASGKMVAVLVKIFGPENYSLVEDVVQDALLTGLETWKFNGIPDNPEAWLFRVAKNKAIDIIRKEKHHYNFDFSDTERLALSTEYTLATTIDHYWQEQHIKDDFLGMMFACCLPEISPENQITIMLKSLCGFSTKEIARAFLTTEDTISKRLYRTKEYFRTNHIKPRIPAPDQLPQQLHAVLNCIYLLFNEGYSATQNNKLVREDIIEQALFLCQQLLDNAYTRQPRTCALMALLCFHAARVAGRLTPDGALIPLAAQDRRQWDQSLIRAGNDWMNKAASGQDVSPFHLEAAIAYQHCIAPDYAATNWKIILTYYDALLSLAHDPVVVLNRSIVLLESAGPQQALQALQTLEGHRQMARYYLYHAVLGEIYKRLGEKEKAVACFKQARVLTTSTQEQGFLAKKIAEC from the coding sequence GTGAGTAAGCCATCACATATTCATCAGGTAGTCAACCATCTTTTCAGACAGGCGTCCGGAAAGATGGTGGCTGTGCTGGTGAAAATATTCGGTCCGGAAAACTACAGCCTGGTAGAGGATGTGGTACAGGATGCCCTGTTGACTGGCCTGGAGACCTGGAAATTCAATGGAATTCCGGACAACCCCGAAGCCTGGCTCTTCCGCGTGGCTAAAAACAAGGCCATTGATATTATCCGCAAGGAAAAACATCACTATAACTTCGACTTTTCCGATACCGAAAGACTGGCCTTGTCTACAGAATACACACTGGCCACCACCATCGACCACTACTGGCAGGAACAACATATTAAAGATGATTTTCTGGGGATGATGTTTGCCTGCTGTCTGCCGGAAATTTCACCGGAAAACCAGATCACTATCATGCTGAAATCACTCTGTGGCTTCAGCACCAAAGAGATCGCCCGTGCTTTCCTGACTACAGAAGATACCATCTCCAAAAGACTGTACCGTACCAAAGAATATTTCAGGACTAATCATATCAAACCCCGGATACCTGCACCAGATCAGCTTCCGCAGCAGCTCCATGCAGTACTGAACTGTATCTATCTGCTGTTTAATGAAGGATACAGTGCCACCCAAAACAATAAACTGGTCCGCGAAGATATCATTGAACAGGCCCTGTTTCTATGTCAACAGCTGCTGGACAATGCATACACCCGGCAACCACGTACCTGTGCACTCATGGCCCTGCTTTGTTTTCATGCCGCCCGTGTTGCAGGCAGACTTACACCCGACGGGGCTCTCATCCCGCTGGCAGCCCAGGATCGCCGGCAATGGGACCAGTCGCTGATCCGTGCCGGCAACGACTGGATGAACAAAGCCGCCTCCGGCCAGGATGTCTCCCCTTTTCACCTGGAAGCTGCCATTGCCTACCAGCACTGTATCGCACCGGATTATGCAGCTACCAACTGGAAAATCATCCTCACTTATTACGACGCGCTGCTCAGTCTCGCCCACGATCCGGTAGTGGTACTGAACCGCAGCATCGTACTCCTGGAATCAGCCGGTCCTCAACAGGCCCTGCAGGCCCTCCAAACACTGGAAGGACACCGGCAGATGGCACGTTATTATCTTTATCATGCTGTGCTGGGAGAAATCTACAAACGCCTGGGAGAAAAAGAAAAGGCGGTAGCCTGTTTTAAACAGGCAAGGGTACTTACCACCTCCACACAGGAACAGGGTTTTCTCGCTAAGAAAATAGCGGAATGCTGA
- a CDS encoding alkene reductase, whose protein sequence is MTDEMKLLSPLEKAGHSFANRVVMAPMSRRRSRQGIPGPMVARYYGQRAGAGLIIAENSAVAANGVGYLDAPGIYNDVQLAAWKKVVDEVHQQGGKIFVQLVHTGRIGHPLNQGGEQLVAPSALKAEEKIRVPGDLHLPMAQPEVLSTAEAEALVQAHVQAAVNAIAIGFDGVEIHGAHGFLPEQFLHPLTNQRTDRYGGSIANRSRFLLEIMEGVVAAIGKERTGIRLSPFAVLNGLPVYEEEEATHMYIIDALQQLDILYVHLSDQSGGGSAPITADYLKAVRERFHNLVILAGGQTAASGETLLQAGLVDMIAFGRPFIANPDLVDRFRHNIPLTVPDAATFYQGEERGYTDYPTAAAAAV, encoded by the coding sequence ATGACAGATGAAATGAAACTGCTGTCGCCGCTGGAAAAAGCCGGCCACAGCTTCGCAAACAGAGTAGTGATGGCACCGATGAGCAGACGCCGTTCCAGGCAGGGTATACCTGGGCCTATGGTAGCCCGCTATTACGGACAAAGGGCAGGTGCCGGTTTGATCATTGCCGAAAACAGTGCCGTAGCAGCTAACGGTGTCGGCTATCTGGACGCACCCGGTATTTATAACGATGTACAGCTGGCAGCCTGGAAAAAGGTGGTGGATGAAGTACATCAGCAGGGCGGGAAAATTTTTGTGCAGCTGGTACATACCGGCCGTATCGGGCATCCGCTGAATCAGGGCGGAGAACAGCTGGTGGCACCTTCTGCCTTAAAAGCCGAAGAAAAGATTCGTGTGCCGGGAGATCTTCATTTACCGATGGCGCAACCGGAAGTGCTGAGTACTGCTGAAGCCGAAGCGCTGGTACAGGCGCATGTGCAGGCCGCTGTAAATGCCATCGCTATTGGATTTGACGGAGTAGAGATACATGGTGCACATGGTTTTTTGCCGGAACAGTTTCTGCATCCGCTCACTAACCAGCGTACAGACCGCTATGGTGGCAGTATCGCTAACCGCAGCCGTTTTCTGCTGGAGATTATGGAAGGTGTGGTGGCTGCTATCGGTAAGGAACGTACAGGCATACGCTTATCTCCTTTTGCGGTGCTGAATGGTTTGCCGGTGTATGAAGAAGAGGAAGCGACGCATATGTATATTATCGATGCGCTGCAGCAGCTGGATATTCTGTATGTGCATTTGTCAGATCAGTCTGGAGGTGGGTCTGCACCTATTACAGCAGATTATCTGAAAGCAGTGCGTGAGCGTTTTCACAACCTGGTGATACTGGCAGGCGGACAAACCGCTGCGTCTGGAGAAACTTTACTACAGGCCGGACTGGTGGATATGATTGCCTTCGGAAGACCGTTTATTGCCAACCCTGATCTGGTAGATCGTTTCCGGCACAATATCCCGCTGACGGTACCCGATGCGGCCACTTTTTATCAGGGAGAAGAAAGAGGTTACACTGACTATCCAACGGCAGCCGCTGCAGCCGTATAA
- a CDS encoding DUF1266 domain-containing protein: MNPLLQNNPYERPFPVKARRRNFEASKTAHPLLYALAVFVFTLASVSLFYVIVLLQKLMNEHTTPTQPQWIAIFVFLFLVSAFILIARYLCSLPVREQLQYYKASGSTWLSEDKRQALRLHVVDMFYSGYWSETLEYYPLAALQGSGKYYSLRPSDAATYKKSLDQDWGVLTKENYRKVAQQLLTKGYHAEIFAVTLNLRNEDQAVSKRLAALTHLPEAYILDCLQSRPGGRPPKLIWGYECWRAVVVARNAFMAGHITADEAWHDMLLAADYAFELFDSFEDFNNNYRLGNAFWSNSYDVTSEKIKYYNLFKEECKWPMAQLPWPAPKGVKLPPAMANGYFNEVTIAKSLRQQPGGLN, translated from the coding sequence ATGAACCCGTTGTTACAAAACAACCCATACGAAAGACCATTCCCTGTAAAAGCCCGCCGGCGTAATTTTGAAGCCTCCAAAACGGCTCATCCGCTATTATACGCCCTGGCAGTATTTGTGTTCACACTGGCTTCAGTATCTCTCTTTTATGTCATTGTGCTGCTGCAAAAGCTGATGAACGAACACACCACGCCTACCCAGCCACAGTGGATCGCCATCTTTGTATTCCTGTTTCTGGTAAGCGCTTTTATCCTGATTGCCCGTTACCTCTGCAGCCTGCCGGTAAGGGAGCAACTGCAATATTATAAAGCCAGCGGTAGTACCTGGCTGAGTGAAGATAAAAGACAGGCATTGCGCCTGCATGTGGTAGATATGTTTTACTCCGGTTACTGGAGCGAAACGCTGGAATATTATCCCCTGGCTGCTTTGCAGGGCAGTGGTAAATATTATTCGCTGAGACCTTCGGATGCGGCCACCTACAAGAAGTCGCTGGACCAGGACTGGGGTGTACTGACCAAAGAGAATTACCGGAAAGTGGCTCAGCAGCTTCTCACCAAAGGTTATCATGCAGAAATCTTTGCAGTGACGCTGAACCTGCGGAACGAGGACCAGGCGGTGAGTAAGCGGCTGGCAGCGCTCACCCATCTTCCTGAGGCTTATATCCTCGATTGCCTGCAATCGCGCCCTGGTGGCCGTCCGCCTAAGCTGATATGGGGATATGAATGCTGGCGTGCTGTAGTGGTGGCCAGAAATGCGTTTATGGCAGGTCATATCACAGCAGATGAAGCCTGGCATGATATGCTGCTTGCCGCCGATTATGCGTTTGAGTTATTCGACAGCTTTGAGGATTTCAATAACAACTACCGGCTGGGAAATGCCTTCTGGAGTAATTCCTATGATGTTACCAGTGAAAAAATAAAATACTATAACCTCTTTAAAGAGGAATGTAAATGGCCGATGGCCCAGCTGCCATGGCCTGCCCCCAAAGGCGTAAAATTACCTCCCGCTATGGCCAACGGTTATTTTAATGAAGTAACCATCGCCAAAAGCCTGCGGCAACAGCCCGGTGGGCTAAACTAA
- a CDS encoding TCR/Tet family MFS transporter, whose protein sequence is MHTTSKKAAISFIFITLLIDVMGWGLIIPVMADLIAQLKGIPVNEASTYGALLLSVFAITQFLFAPVVGNLSDRYGRRPVLLLSLLGFGVDYIILALAPAYSWLFIGRVIAGMTGASFTTATAYIADVSTDETSKAKNFGLIGAAFGLGFVLGPALGALLATWGIRAPFYAAAALCLLNCLYGYFLLPESLSKENRRPFDWRRANPFGSLRFLTRHPEIGGLALSFFLIYLGSQSVQGNWNFFTIYRFNWSEKMVGISLAVVGVLVGGVQAGLTRVVNPKIGNEKSIYLGLGLYTLGLVLFAFATQGWMMFAFLVPYCLGGICGPSLQSVISGHVPPNQQGELQGALTSLMSLTTIIGPLIMSSTFAYFTTDKAPFYFPGMHFLIGAVCMLFSIIITYKVLTREKKHKPELAGVINGTSGISDTPLH, encoded by the coding sequence ATGCATACCACTTCCAAAAAAGCTGCCATCAGCTTTATCTTTATTACGTTACTAATCGATGTAATGGGTTGGGGGCTGATCATCCCGGTGATGGCCGACCTGATAGCCCAGCTGAAAGGCATTCCCGTTAATGAAGCCAGTACCTACGGCGCCCTGTTATTATCTGTTTTTGCTATTACCCAGTTCCTGTTTGCTCCGGTAGTGGGTAACCTCAGCGACCGTTACGGCCGTCGTCCGGTGCTGCTGCTTTCCCTGCTGGGCTTTGGTGTTGACTACATCATTCTGGCCCTGGCGCCTGCTTATAGCTGGTTGTTTATCGGCCGCGTTATCGCCGGTATGACCGGCGCCAGCTTTACAACAGCCACGGCCTATATCGCCGATGTGAGCACTGATGAAACTTCCAAAGCCAAAAACTTTGGCCTGATAGGCGCTGCCTTTGGGCTTGGTTTTGTGCTGGGGCCCGCATTGGGCGCTCTGCTGGCTACCTGGGGTATCCGCGCACCTTTCTATGCTGCTGCTGCTTTGTGCCTGTTGAACTGCTTATATGGTTACTTCCTGCTGCCTGAATCGCTGAGTAAAGAAAACCGTCGTCCGTTTGACTGGAGAAGAGCCAACCCATTTGGCTCCCTCAGATTCCTGACCCGGCATCCTGAAATCGGCGGGCTGGCACTCAGTTTCTTCCTCATATACCTGGGAAGCCAGTCTGTACAGGGTAATTGGAACTTCTTCACTATCTATCGTTTTAACTGGAGCGAAAAAATGGTGGGCATCTCCCTGGCAGTAGTAGGTGTATTGGTAGGTGGCGTACAGGCAGGACTCACCAGAGTGGTGAATCCCAAGATAGGCAATGAAAAGAGCATCTACCTGGGACTGGGGTTATATACACTGGGCCTGGTACTGTTTGCCTTTGCCACCCAGGGATGGATGATGTTTGCTTTCCTGGTACCTTACTGTCTCGGCGGTATCTGTGGCCCTTCCCTACAGTCCGTTATTTCCGGACATGTGCCGCCTAACCAGCAAGGTGAGTTACAGGGTGCACTGACCAGCCTGATGAGCCTTACTACCATTATAGGCCCGCTGATCATGAGCAGCACCTTCGCATATTTTACCACCGACAAAGCGCCTTTTTATTTTCCTGGTATGCACTTCCTGATCGGTGCCGTATGTATGTTGTTCAGCATCATCATCACCTACAAGGTACTTACGCGGGAAAAGAAACATAAGCCCGAACTGGCTGGTGTGATCAATGGAACGTCCGGCATCAGTGATACCCCCCTGCATTAA